The Acanthochromis polyacanthus isolate Apoly-LR-REF ecotype Palm Island chromosome 17, KAUST_Apoly_ChrSc, whole genome shotgun sequence genome has a window encoding:
- the supt4h1 gene encoding transcription elongation factor SPT4: MALETVPKDLRHLRACLLCSLVKTIDQFEYDGCDNCESYLQMKGNREMVYECTSSSFDGVIAMMSPEDSWVAKWQRIGNFKPGVYAVSVTGRLPPGVVRELKSRGVMYKSRDTAVKS, encoded by the exons ATGGCTTTGGAAACGGTCCCTAAAGACCTTCGCCATCTGCGTGCGTGTCTTCTCTGTTCTCTAGTGAAG accATCGACCAGTTTGAATATGACGGTTGCGACAACTGCGAGTCTTACCTTCAGATGAAAGGAAACCGAGAGATGGTTTATGAATGCACAAGTTCGTCGTTTGATGG TGTTATAGCCATGATGAGTCCTGAAGACAGTTGGGTCGCTAAATGGCAGAGAATAG GCAACTTCAAGCCAGGTGTATACGCAGTATCTGTGACGGGTCGACTACCTCCAG GTGTGGTGAGGGAGCTGAAAAGCAGAGGAGTGATGTACAAATCCAGAGACACAGCAGTAAAGTCATAA
- the hsf5 gene encoding heat shock factor protein 5, whose amino-acid sequence MDAGENPLHDSINPKTFPAKLWRLVNSPAIEAIRWDSLREVIVIDQQRFERQVFSPGSMSPNSPNAFKTTNFSSFVRQLNLYGFKKVKQDVNLPNLGNSTFHYYYNANFKRSHPELVARLRRFTVDNKAKLQAGLYVDCRPPPGRYQRVSGSEDSREGPSLPETSAIN is encoded by the exons ATGGATGCCGGTGAAAATCCACTTCATGACAGTATCAACCCTAAAACATTTCCTGCTAAACTGTGGCGTTTGGTGAACAGCCCGGCTATCGAGGCCATCCGCTGGGACAGTCTCAGAGAGGTGATCGTCATTGATCAACAGCGCTTCGAGAGACAGGTGTTTTCTCCGGGCAGTATGTCCCCCAACAGCCCCAACGCCTTCAAAACGACCAACT TCTCAAGCTTTGTCCGTCAGCTCAATCTGTACGGGTTCAAGAAAGTCAAGCAAGATGTTAACCTGCCTAATTTGGGCAACTCGacttttcattattattacaaCGCAAACTTCAAGCGCAGCCACCCTGAACTTGTTGCGAGACTGAGGAGGTTCACCGTGGACAATAAGGCCAAACTCCAGGCTGGTCTGTACGTGGACTGTCGACCTCCTCCTGGTAGATATCAGCGTGTGAGTGGGAGCGAAGATAGCAGAG aAGGCCCTTCACTGCCCGAGACATCAGCAATCAACTGA